In the Oncorhynchus gorbuscha isolate QuinsamMale2020 ecotype Even-year linkage group LG05, OgorEven_v1.0, whole genome shotgun sequence genome, one interval contains:
- the dusp2 gene encoding dual specificity protein phosphatase 2 has product MCSSSEPLEITGIELAHILRTPRDQFTSGGCVLLDCRPFLAFSRTHISESRNVNWNSMLRRRSKSSVVCLEWLVADKDLLGRLCRGDFSPMVVLDESSLSMAELKGESLASMLLNALQADVQSSSAQICFLKGGFEGFHEEYPEVCFNSPGLLGHSPAMMDPEPSVTGRKTPPYDQEGPVELLPFLFLGSAVHSSRRENLTAAGITAVLNVSSSSPNLYEEDLKYMRLTVEDSLAADIAARFPEAIAFIDSVKESGGRVLVHCQAGISRSATICLAYLIHARRVRLDEAFDFVKQRRQVISPNLAFMGQLLQFETDVLCH; this is encoded by the exons ATGTGTTCAAGCAGCGAGCCTCTGGAGATAACTGGTATTGAGTTGGCCCACATCCTCAGAACTCCCCGGGACCAGTTCACCTCAGGCGGCTGTGTACTGCTGGACTGTCGGCCTTTCCTTGCCTTCTCCAGGACTCACATCTCTGAGTCCCGCAATGTCAACTGGAACTCAATGCTCCGGCGTCGGTCCAAGAGCTCCGTTGTTTGTTTGGAGTGGTTGGTCGCGGACAAGGACCTCCTTGGTCGGCTGTGCAGGGGGGATTTCTCGCCAATGGTGGTGCTTGATGAGAGTAGCCTTTCTATGGCCGAACTGAAAGGGGAGAGCTTGGCCAGTATGCTGCTGAACGCTTTACAAGCCGATGTCCAATCCAGCTCAGCACAGATCTGCTTTCTAAAAG GTGGCTTTGAGGGGTTCCATGAAGAATATCCAGAAGTCTGTTTCAACTCCCCAGGCTTGCTGGGACACAGCCCTGCAATGATGGACCCAGAGCCTAGCGTGACAGGGCGGAAAACACCACCCTATGATCAG GAGGGTCCAGTGGAGCTCCTCCCCTTCCTGTTCCTGGGCAGTGCAGTTCATTCCTCAAGGCGCGAAAATCTCACTGCAGCGGGGATCACGGCAGTGCTCAACGTGTCCTCCTCCAGCCCCAACCTGTATGAAGAGGACCTAAAATACATGAGACTCACTGTAGAGGACAGCCTGGCTGCAGACATCGCAGCCCGCTTCCCTGAGGCCATCGCCTTCATAG ACTCGGTGAAGGAGAGTGGTGGTCGTGTGCTGGTGCACTGCCAGGCCGGCATCTCTCGCTCGGCCACTATCTGTCTGGCCTACCTCATCCACGCCCGCCGCGTCCGATTGGACGAGGCTTTCGACTTCGTGAAGCAGCGACGCCAGGTCATCTCTCCTAACCTGGCCTTCATGGGACAGCTGCTGCAGTTTGAGACCGACGTTCTGTGTCACTGA
- the LOC124034925 gene encoding izumo sperm-egg fusion protein 1: MEKVDRALSVWLLSVPSLLCLLSLLCCVPAGRPCLQCDRRVRLLHEDYLLAAASATIEDQIELKKILDYAYVTYTTTSNQYSGVIGPLTFEAIQILEKGRKILEKHLQTFVQKGLCPNKCGLLYQRVMNCLSCQYKLHTCPSTTQDCGEYPVEAAEGGQAVLDCFLPWHSLVVGRPDYHYTWAPGTQRTANLTEGDFRVLVVTEDSSVVLNQLHVDEEGMYRCLLTDGKGTVLSRTHFLLTVTPSPVPTPRSLLTLPSLPPSYDASPISHPPTDLLLVIIIMVTALSLTVSLALAIAFG, encoded by the exons ATGGAAAAGGTAGATAGggccctgtctgtctggctcctGTCGGTCCCCAGCCTTCTATGTCTCCTGTCCCTGCTGTGCTGTGTCCCTGCGGGGAGACCCTGTCTGCAGTGTGACCGCAGGGTCAGGCTACTCCATGAAGACTACCTATTGGCTGCTGCCTCTGCCACCATAGAGGACCAGATAGAACTGAAGAAGATTCTAGACTACGCCTACGTCACCTACACAACCACCAGCAACCAGTATAGCGGAGTTATTG GGCCTCTGACGTTTGAGGCCATTCAAATTCTGGAGAAAGGCAGGAAAATTCTCGAGAAACACCTGCAGACTTTTGTCCAGAAAG GTCTCTGCCCAAACAAATGTG GGTTGCTGTATCAGAGAGTAATGAACTGCCTTTCCTGTCAGTACAAGCTGCACACCTGCCCCTCTACCACTCAGGACTGCgggg agtaTCCAGTGGAGGCAGCAGAGGGGGGACAGGCAGTGTTGGACTGTTTCCTCCCCTGGCATAGTCTAGTTGTGGGCCGGCCAGATTATCACTACACCTGGGCTCCAGGGACGCAAAGGACTGCAAAT CTGACAGAGGGTGATTTCAGAGTGCTGGTGGTTACTGAGGATTCCTCTGTGGTGCTGAACCAGCTGCATGTCGATGAGGAGGGCATGTACCGCTGCCTCCTAACGGATGGCAAAGGAACTGTCCTTTCACGCACACACTTCCTGCTCACTG TCACCCCGTCACCTGTCCCGACTCCCAGATCTCTCCtcaccctgccctccctccctcctagttATGATGCCTCCCCCATTTCTCACCCTCCCACTGACCTCCTGCtggtcatcatcatcatggtTACTGCCCTGAGTCTGACGGTCAGCCTAGCCCTTGCTATTGCTTttgggtga